tcaagtccaaccattcccccaagcaccaccactaacccatgtccccaagtgccacatctacagatccctccaggcagggatggtgactctgccactgccctgggcagactattccagggctggacaaccttttccatggagaattttttcccagtatCCAATCTAGACCTTCCCTGGCAGTGGAGATATAGTTTGGAGGTTGGCTGCAGGCTCCTGAGCTGTGTCCTTAAATgtcagggtgggcaggaggctgctctgtCAGGTTCAGGGATTTGGGAAACTGGGATTTAGGCACTCCAGcattgaaaactgaaaaagtttAGTTAAAACTGGTCCACTTTTGGGCCCAGGCTggatggctgctgcaggcccAGAGCTCAGGTGGGggaacagcattaaaaataaacaactttgGCTTTATCATTGTGAGGCACCATCCTGGGAAGCAACAAGAAGTCTGTTAGTATTGTCTGTTGGGAAtttgtgctgccagagctgggatttgaaGTGAGCACACGGAGATGGGCAGGTGGAGCTGAGCTTCTGCTCAGTCCTGGCCTTGTAGGAGCTTCTAATGTGGGTTACCATGCATAATTCAGGGCATCCTTTTTCCATGTTCAGAGCTCTGTAACTAAATACTGATTTGCTAAACACGACTTGAATAATGAAGCAATCTGTGGCTTGAAAGCCTTCCTCAGtattgaaagaaaaggaagcaaataGAGCTGTGTCCTCACTTCTGCTCTAAAACAACACAGATAGGCACAAAGTGGAAGGGTCATCTTCATCCCTTGCTCTGTGGATTTAAATATGTGCACATTCCTTCCTGGTGTCCAGGAGTGAGAGGTGGCCTGTCCAAAGTACTGCCAGTCCTTCCATccaaggctttttcttttctctaccATCACAGGTCCTTCCAtgaaaaaccaaattaaaaactGCACCTTGTGTTTCTTGCTGAGTTAGAGGTATCAGGTCAAAAAATGGATTGTGTGCAGTGTGGTCATAGGAGTAAAGCTCTGTATCTGTTCTGAGCCACTTCTGCTCCAATCATGCCAGTAGGgtaaattattttggttttcctcagTCACAACTTTGCTCCCTTTGATGAAACACAAACACTTGGGAGCCTGTAAGAGGCTAAAAATATTCTTACAGCCAATAAAGGCTTGGTTTGACTTCTGAAAATATGAAGtggtttctttctctgtgctgttaCCTTCTCACTTCATGtttgtgagctgcagcagagcacgTGGTCTGTGGGATGGTGGGGCTTCCActgctttcctctccttgctCTGGGGAGGAGCAATTTGGGTTTTTGGTTGAATAAACACCTCACACCTGAGGATTTGCTGGTGCTGGTCACTGCCATCACTACCTTGTTTGCTGCCTGTGTCTCCAAAATTCAAGAGGGGATTCCAAGCAAGTAACTTGTGTGTGCTTGTAACTTTTATACTGGAAGCAATCAGCTTTTCTAAGCTATTTCTGCAATTCATTGAGTATCGAAGTTTCTTACCTagttcctctttaaaaaaaaataatttctcctggTTCCTTTTTTTTGAATCTGTTAGACAACATTTCTTTGAATTGGAGCAGTATACCCTGATAACAGTCAATTTTACCTCACATAGCTGCTAAATACTTGCAAACCTAAATGATTCCGTTTATTTTCAGACTAATCTGCTTGattattgatttttctgctgctcttttggCCCAGACAGTTGATCCTTGCTTATCTACATCAGTTTTTTAGTGCTGATGACTGTGTGTGGCACCTGGAGGAGTTCTAGGgtgggttggatggggcttggagcaaactgctctagtggaaggtgtccctgcccatggcagggggtggaatggggatgagctttaaggtcccttccaacccaaaccagtctgggattttgtgattttatgatttttgcCTTGCAGAATGAAAAACAGGTTTCGTATTCAATCACTGGTGCCACACATTGTGTTAAGGTACCAGTCTGTAAGGCATAGAAAAGGCTTCTCCCTCAAATAATACCAAACATTTGCTCTGTAGCTCCTTAAATCCATGAGTATGATGACTGTTAGAGGAATTTGGATGCTGCTCATGGAGTAGAgcattgaaatggaaaatgtaacaaacacagagcaggagggaagcttcccagagctgcaaagTGGTGTTCAATCTTTTAAGAAACCAACAGCAAGCTCGGAAAGGACAGTGCTGTGTGTACAAGGCTGGAGCACAgatctgctgctctttccctccAGAGTCTGTTGTCCATCCCAAGCCCAGCTGGTTTTGTGCAGGAATTTTGTCTTCGGCCACAAGCCACAGGCTGAATGTCGTGCTAATGCCTGgttctgtgtttttctccccctgcccaggaAGAAGAATGCCAACACAAAGATGAAGTAGAGCGTTTCCTACGCTGGCCGCACGCTGGTGTCGGCTGGGTAGGGACGGGCTCTGCCTCTGGCCAAACCCATTCCAGGGACAAGATGAAGCCAAGGAGGAGCTTCCCACCACGCTGGAGCCGCAGTGACTGCTGCCCACTTTAAAAAGCCCATGTGCCACCGTCCCTGGTGAGATGAAAGAAGTGGTGCTGTGGTCACCCGAGGAGGTGACCGGCTGGCTGACGGACAATGCCGTGCCGGAGTACTGTGAGCCCCTGAAGAACTTCACCGGGCGGGACCTCATCAACCTGACGGAGGAGGATTTCAAGAAATCCCCTCTGTCCCGGGTGTCTTCCGACAGCGGGCAGCGGCTGTTGAACATGATCGAGGGGCTGAAGATGGCTCACCACATGGAGGCTCACAAGAACGGCCATGCCAACGGGCACGTGCGCGCCGGCGACGCCGCGCGCCAGAACGGCTTCGGCGCCGCGCTCAAGCTCAATGGGGTCCCCAACGGGTTCAAGAAGGAGATGATCAAGATCCCCATGCCGGAGCCGGAGCGCTCGCAGTATCCCATGGAGTGGGGCAAGACTTTCCTGGCTTTTATTTATGCACTTTTTTGTTTCGTCTTCACCACGGTGACTATCTCGGTGGTTCATGAACGAGTGCCTCCCAAGGAGGTGCAGCCTCCCCTCCCAGATGCATTTTTTGATCGCTTTGATCGGGTGCAATGGGCTTTTTCTATTTGTGAAATCAACGGCATGATCCTTGTAGGACTGTGGTTTGTTCAGTGGCTGCTCTTAAAATACAAGTAAGTAAAACCTTTTCAAAACTTGAGTGCTTCTGGCAGCTTTCGGAGGGCAGATGCTGGTTTGCACCCAAACAAAATGAAGCTTCTTTGTGATCTTCCTATCTCAGTTTTCAAAGGTGAAGTAGcatgcagtgggagctgcttgTGCAGAAGGCAGAGGTCCAAATGTTCCCTAAGAAACCGAGCAACGCCCCTGCTCACGTTTGCCTCGTGGTTAGCTCAAACCTTTTCATGGGTGAAAAGCCATGGATTGGATGAAACGATGTTCTGAACTCACTGTTTGTTCAGAGGGAGCACAACTCATGCTCTTGTGAGGGCAGCTGTGAACCAGGATCCAAGGGAacggctggagctgtgccagaggaggtttaggctggatttCAGGGAAgagttcttcccccagagggtgctggcactgcccaggctccccagggaatggacACAGCCCTCAGCCTGCCAGAACTCCAGGAGAGCTTGGACAGCActccaggggtgcccagggtgggattgttggggggggtctgtgcagggacaggagctgggtcAGTGATtcttgagggtcccttccagctcaggatattccatgattttaaaCCCAAGGGAAACAGCTAGATTGCCCCCAAAAAGGTGGTGTGGGGTTAATAGGGCCATACCAGGGATCAAACACCCTGTGGTGGAACTGAGCAGAGCCTGTAGGTGAGGAACAGCAGAATCCTTGGAGATTTTGAAGCAGTGAGTGAGGTGTGGGTTGAGTTGATGATGACATACATATATTGGTGTCACTGGCAGATGTGAAGGTCCCCCCCTACCGTGTCCCCGTTTGCTCTGgagtgtttgtttttgtttctgttacagaatcacagaatgttaggggctggaagggaccctaaaggtcatcccattccaaccccctgccatggaaaGTCCCCTTTGGAAGGGCCTTTTCTGGTGTGAGGGGAAGATGCCAGAGCTTGGTCAGTCTATGCACTGATCATGGAATGTTTCAAGGACCAAAATCCCTCTTTTCTATCCATGAGCAGAAGGATCAAGGTCCTAAgctgtggctgagcagcagaaagggaagaccaggagaaagggaagagcaggagaggTGCTGGCAGGAACAGGAGCCCAGTGAGGTGCCTTTATCTGGAGGACCTTGTTCTTGTGGCTTTGGATGGGGCACACCAAAGGGTGGTgactcagtgctgcagaaagagcTGAATCCCTTTTGTGGTGGGGTTATCCCCTCCCTTTGAAACTTAATTCTGGAATAAAGGGAGGGCACTGGGCCAGATGGGCCTTCCTCACTTCTGcttcctcatccctggaggtgttcagggccagattggatggggcttggagcagcctgggaccatggaaggtgtccctgcccatggcaggggtggcactggatgggctttaagatcctttccaaggcaaacattctgggattccatgattctaatGCTGTCCATGACATGGGATTGGGCTGATGACCCTCTCCAGAAGGTCTGGCTGTGCACTCTGGAGTTTCCTCAGGGATCtcaaggcagctgctgaggcagaTGAACTTCCCTGGGAAGCATTCCCAGATGCTGTGGGAGAAGCACAATGCCAGGACTGGCCATGTGTTTGGCTCCCGGGGCTGAAGGaggtctgcagagctggggtggaGTTCTCTGGGCCAGGAATGCATGTGGAGGTTGCACTTGCTGGCTGGCTCTGAGTATCACACTCACAAATCCTcctgggggaaagggaaataCGAGgcttttcacatttatttttactttatattACAGCGCAGAGCTCTCTCAGATTTACCCAAGTTAAAATATGCCAAATCCAGCAAAATCAAGTGGtagttttaattgaaaaaagaaatttagtgCTTGGAGAAATGCTTCTTTGGTCTCTCAGAATATGGTGTTGCTCAGCCTTTAATTCCCACCCCTgttcaaaagagaaaaggaggttcaTGTCTGATTCTAAAAGCCACAAGGGTGAGATATGAGAGGAAAAATTCTGCAGAGGAGAACCCCTGCTCTACTGGAATGGTGCCCTCCACACTTAAATTTCAGTTTGTGGAACAAGATTAATAATTATCGTCCTTAACTCACAGCTTTGCCCATGTTTACAccaggagaggggggaaaaagtcTGGAATAGTGTGTTACAGCAGGGAGTACTCCAGTGCAAAGTGTGTTTAGCCTGCCAGAGTTGAATTTTTCTGATAAATCAAGGCGCTCAAGGTGTTTCTGATCTGGCACTGCAAACTCATACTCCTCCAAGAGTGGAGCACTCCAGTTTAATAGTATGccaaaagcactgaaaaatttaaaaggtggctaattttaaattttgaaagagCTCAGCTTGataagaatattatttttttttaagtgagcaAAATAGCAACAACTGAAttgcagtgcctgaagggaCCCTccaagaaagaaggagagagacTCTTTGGAAGGGc
Above is a genomic segment from Serinus canaria isolate serCan28SL12 chromosome 6, serCan2020, whole genome shotgun sequence containing:
- the SGMS1 gene encoding phosphatidylcholine:ceramide cholinephosphotransferase 1, with protein sequence MKEVVLWSPEEVTGWLTDNAVPEYCEPLKNFTGRDLINLTEEDFKKSPLSRVSSDSGQRLLNMIEGLKMAHHMEAHKNGHANGHVRAGDAARQNGFGAALKLNGVPNGFKKEMIKIPMPEPERSQYPMEWGKTFLAFIYALFCFVFTTVTISVVHERVPPKEVQPPLPDAFFDRFDRVQWAFSICEINGMILVGLWFVQWLLLKYKSIISRRFFCIVGTLYLYRCITMYVTTLPVPGMHFKCSPKLFGDWESHLRRIMKLIAGGGLSITGSHNMCGDYLYSGHTVILTLTYLFIKEYSPRRLWWYHWLCWALSMVGMFCILLAHDHYTVDVVVAYYITTRLFWWYHTMANQQVLKEASQTNLLARVWWYKPFQYFEKNVQGIVPRSYHWPLRCPALARGRQVKYSRLVSDT